In Montipora foliosa isolate CH-2021 chromosome 9, ASM3666993v2, whole genome shotgun sequence, the DNA window atagttcaccactaaattttctccgattcttattggtttaaattgatcacgtgacgcgatggtgttcgtccgcggagagacactatcagcccttatagttcaccactaaattttctccgattcttattggtttaaattgatcacgtgacgcgatagtgttcgtccgcggagagacactagggagtttaagatctgcgacgcgacggtaacgaaaacgtcatttaaaattgcaagttcaggctTATTAATCGttttcgtcgttatgtcggcttgtctatcTTCTAAAAACGAGTGTAAccttccaggaactgaattaggaggtgcggtattgaatctacgacagaaaattcaaattcgctgccttttgttcacgttctccgtaaaacttgagaattggtcatttcacgtcgtagatttgccgaaaacgtgaaagaaatgtacaaaaactaaaaatgcacgtacagagcgtgcaaagctattgtttttgctcattaaatatgcaaaatttgtgacgttttcgttgccgtcgcgtcgtagatcttaaactccctactatcagcgcatagtgcccgtccgaggaaaatacccggatggatagtagtcgtccgctgaaaatgcctccgtaaacaagcggccttatggaaaataaacaatcgaaattgtattaagacggtttttgtttgttttctttttcaaattttacattggctgacacggctttcgtcgaataaagttgaaaataattcaacatgatttttgagctggcgcgcggaagaaaatttagtagtgaacaataatgacaatagagtgtttatgtctcggaactatcggtctgatagttgccccttggaaatttgatgttcttaaaactagcatatttgccctcgaagcttcgcttctcgggcaaatatttgttttaagaacatcacatttccgcggggcaactatcagccgatagttcctcgacagaaacactctattgtttaaatggtgcccgtccgaggaaaatacccggatggatagtagtcgtccgctgaaaatacctctgtaaacaagcagccttatggaaaataaacaatcgaaattgtattaagagggtttttgtttgttttctttttcaaattttacattggctgacacggctttcgtctaataaagttgaaaataattcaacatgatttttgagctgccgcgcggaagaaaatttagtagtgaacaataaagacaatagagtgtttatgtctcggaactatcggtctgatagttcctcgacagaaacactctattgtttaattagaggacagacgcacgattgacgtcaccatcagcttttaagcgaataaagtttaattctttattatataaaacaaatagattccatgttgccgtgggtctgttcagtaatagatcacagaagacgtccaccacattttgacgtcatctgtgatctattactgaaatACACACTATAACatggaaaaaaatataattataacaatacaatataatataataggggatacatgaagtacctagaAAAATCGGTCACGTTCTCCGATGTTTTAAAAATGGCGGAAACAAGGAGAAAGTTTACTATTCCTACTGTCGAGGATTTGGACGACGAAAGAGCGGTCACAAGAGTTAAACCACTGTTTAATGGGAACAAAAAACAAGGCGAAAGTATTCAGGAAGCATCGGATGATTCTCACATGACGTTTTGGTGTAATGCTGAGGAGAAAAACACATGCCAAAAAGTGTTTAGTCCCCCTGAATGTGTCCTCTACGAGGCGGCAGGGAAAAGTCACGATTTCTCAAGCAATCAAGATCCAAAAGCGGAGAAACATCTGGCCGTGaatataaacaaagaaaatcataCCGACTCCATCACAACGAAATCCACGGTGGGGAAAACATTTAGGGAAACTTTTGCATTTCTTGAGGATACAAATCACTACAAAGAGACAGTTGCGAAGATAAAAGAGAAAGAGTACGTGCTATGAAACGATATGCACTGAAATGAATTGTGGGTTATAGatgaaatgaaacaatgatCCTAGCtagcacaaagacaaaggaaagtggatgatgaTATGTCGATATTTTTCACAATCatattcattccaacgtgtttttattgtttttgtcctctctgcctcgctatcaagctgaataatGACCTATTAGAGTGGAACTGACcactgtttttcctttttttcaggtCAACAAGAGTACCCTCTGGGCCAGTTATCACAAAACCAAAAAGTAATGCTATTGTTGTAAATCCAAGACAGGTATACTGTTTATTGCATTTGCCTTTGTTTGACtgttcaatattattgcaaGCATTTGCATGGATTTTGCTCTTCATTGCAAACATTTGCTCCCCCCTTACTGTTCATTGTTAAAATTCACCTGTTCATATTGGCAAATTAATACTGATTCTGTAACCTCCATCCCCATaaaataattagcaattattgaatgaagctgagtaggatatgaagaattctgcaggtcgaggagggtgtttatccacctcggccttcggccttggtggatgaTATCCTCCgagaaagccgaattcaataataatgctttattattcattcaaaatattttcttcgctcaaacgtctaaacctactcgcagccatttttctgctcagcaaaaataacacaatctcgtccccggCTTTTCTCGGTCAACAGTTCAATAATTGCAgcggctgcacttttgacgtcattttgatgtcatcggttcaataatctgcagcgggctgcacttttgacgtcattgattcaatatgacttagttactttccaaatttggtgaacagcagctggttatggtgaattatgcatgtggctttaaccaatcagaaatggggaaatattttgaatgaatatagtaataattattatttttggtcATTGGGTAAGGAAGCCCTTGGTTCAGTAAGTAGTTCTCCGGTGAAACTCATTTCAGTGTGGCATTGCCTTGTTGAAAGCTACTGGCAATGGTAGTAGCCTGCTCACTGCAGGGTTGCTATGACTACCTCTCTGTTCCTGACAAGGCCAGGGATATTAACTTATAAGTCTGTAGTTAAGAGCAGGACCATTAGGAAAAGTTCGAAGTGCCAAAAAGGTATATGAATTCCTTTTTAGAAGTGGTTTTTGGAATGATAATGAAATTATGAATTCCTAAATGTATGTAGGAGGGGTTGTGATCCAGTGGTTAGGCAGGGTTTTCATTAAGAAATGAAGAAGCAGGAGAATAGTATGAAGTAATGAGAAAATAATCTGAAAGAGCAAAGCTAGGGTGAACAACATTTTGGTGTACACAAATGTCCCCTTAAAGTTAACCCTTTTCCCTACCTAGTAGCTAACACCAGGCAATCTGACAACTTGTTACTGGGGAACACCTAAAGGTAGAAAAATGTAATCATGTTATTTTGTGTTGTATCTTTCCGGTTATCAAAGTGGAATGCCTATAATCTTAGTTTTAAGTTTTAAGTGCACTTCCTTAAAAAACAAaggcatttacatttttactttaacatttgttaACAACAATGGGataatttgttttcatttagaAAGGAAACCCATTATTAAAGCATGTGAGAAATGTTCCTTGGGAGATAGGCGATGTTATCCCTGATTACGTTCTTGGTGCAACAACATGTGCTTTGTTTTTAAGGTAAGGATCAACCATTCTTGCAGTCAAATGATCACTAGGAATGATTTAATTAATATAATGTACAAAATATCACAGACGTTTGATAGCAGAGAGGAAAATGGTCAAACTGAGAAGATCATCAAGTAGGCGTTTGTCTTTTAAAGTAGAttgttttgtacatgtacatagctGCCTCAAGGACATCACATTTCGCTTAAACAAGTTTTTCAGGAGCTCAGAGTGTTCATTTATTGTAAATGAACTAAAACAATGCACACCTGACCAAAATCAGGTACTAAGTTCTGGAAATGCAAGATAGCAATGAAGATGtgatcataaaaattacaatttcctcaattgttattggtttaaaaactcctattttccactaattcatttgccaagttgttatcagACAGTTCAATAAACCAATCACCTTCAAACCTGTaatttaaatcaaccaatcacagcctTGCTTTCAATCACCATACATgtagaaacagtgtacagactcctaaaatggggttttctttctttcacagcgacattaaacaatttGCATGACTGTAAGCCTCCTTTGCCAGTCtttaaatgcaaattttcccgttctttcataacttgccacttctttttttctcggaaactgtaatttttatgattaattggtaggAGAACTTTGTGTCATCGGTCTGTAGTCATACTCGTAAAAACAGACGA includes these proteins:
- the LOC137969364 gene encoding DNA excision repair protein ERCC-1-like; amino-acid sequence: MAETRRKFTIPTVEDLDDERAVTRVKPLFNGNKKQGESIQEASDDSHMTFWCNAEEKNTCQKVFSPPECVLYEAAGKSHDFSSNQDPKAEKHLAVNINKENHTDSITTKSTVGKTFRETFAFLEDTNHYKETVAKIKEKESTRVPSGPVITKPKSNAIVVNPRQKGNPLLKHVRNVPWEIGDVIPDYVLGATTCALFLSLRYHHFNPEYIHERLRQLGQRFELRILLVQVDVKDPHQTLRELSKMAIMADCTLVLAWSADEAARYLETYKVYENKPPDVLLGQSEGDYFTKLTDCLTTVKGINKTDVVSLRSTFGSLANIATASKEDLSLLPGFGPLKAQRLHDLLQQPFVAKKAKEQVEEP